One part of the Haliotis asinina isolate JCU_RB_2024 chromosome 2, JCU_Hal_asi_v2, whole genome shotgun sequence genome encodes these proteins:
- the LOC137274210 gene encoding tubulin beta chain-like — MREIVHMQAGQCGNQIGAKFWEVISDEHGIDPTGTYHGDSDLQLERINVYYNEATGGKYVPRSILIDLEPGTMDSVRSGPFGQIFRPDNFVFGQSGAGNNWAKGHYTEGAELIDSVLDVVRKEAESCDCIQGFQLTHSLGGGTGAGLGTLLISKIREEYPDRIMNTFSVVPSPKVSDTVVEPYNATLSVHQLVENTDETYCIDNEALYDICFRTLKLTTPTYGDLNHLISATMSGVTTCLRFPGQLNADLRKIAVNMVPFPRLHFFMPGFAPLTSRGSQQYRALTVPELTQQIFDAKNMMAACDPRHGRYLTVSSIFRGRMSMKEVDEQMLNVQNKNSSYFVEWIPNNVKTAVCDIPPRGLKMSATFIGNTTAIQELFKRVSEQFTAMFRRKAFLHWYTGEGMDEMEFTEAESNMNDLVSEYQQYQDATAEEEGEFDEEEEAEEAG, encoded by the exons TTCTGGGAGGTGATCTCTGACGAGCACGGTATTGACCCTACCGGAACCTACCATGGCGACTCCGACCTCCAGCTGGAGAGAATCAACGTCTACTACAACGAAGCAACAG GCGGCAAGTATGTCCCAAGGAGTATCCTGATAGACCTTGAACCCGGCACCATGGACTCTGTCAGGTCCGGACCTTTCGGACAGATTTTCCGTCCAGACAACTTTGTTTTCG GTCAGAGCGGTGCTGGAAACAACTGGGCCAAGGGTCACTACACGGAAGGAGCCGAACTCATTGACTCAGTTCTTGATGTGGTCCGGAAAGAGGCGGAAAGTTGCGACTGTATCCAGGGcttccaactcactcactcactgggcgGGGGCACAGGGGCGGGACTGGGGACCCTCCTCATCAGCAAGATCCGGGAGGAGTATCCCGACAGAATCATGAACACATTCTCAGTTGTTCCATCGCCAAAG GTATCGGACACGGTTGTGGAGCCGTACAACGCCACCTTGTCTGTCCATCAGCTGGTCGAGAACACCGACGAGACCTACTGCATCGACAACGAGGCTTTGTACGACATCTGCTTCAGGACCCTGAAGCTGACCACCCCTACCTACGGCGACCTCAACCACCTCATTTCAGCCACAATGTCAGGAGTCACCACGTGTCTCAGGTTCCCAG GCCAGTTGAATGCAGATTTGAGGAAGATTGCGGTCAACATGGTACCCTTCCCACGTCTTCACTTTTTCATGCCTGGGTTTGCTCCCCTTACGTCCCGGGGCAGTCAGCAGTACCGCGCCTTGACCGTACCAGAACTCACACAGCAGATATTTGATGCAAAGAACATGATGGCGGCATGTGACCCCAGGCATGGTCGTTACCTTACTGTCAGCTCCATCTTCAGGGGAAGGATGTCCATGAAGG AGGTTGACGAGCAGATGCTGAACGTACAGAACAAGAACAGCAGCTACTTCGTGGAGTGGATTCCCAACAACGTTAAGACCGCTGTGTGCGACATCCCGCCACGTGGTCTGAAGATGTCTGCAACGTTTATCGGAAACACCACCGCCATTCAAGAACTCTTCAAACGGGTGTCCGAGCAGTTTACAG CTATGTTCAGAAGAAAGGCTTTCCTCCACTGGTACACTGGCGAGGGCATGGATGAGATGGAGTTCACTGAGGCCGAGTCCAACATGAACGACTTGGTGTCGGAGTACCAGCAGTACCAG GATGCAACTGCAGAGGAAGAAGGAGAATTTGACGAAGAGGAGGAAGCAGAGGAAGCGGGTTAG